Proteins encoded in a region of the Carassius gibelio isolate Cgi1373 ecotype wild population from Czech Republic chromosome B5, carGib1.2-hapl.c, whole genome shotgun sequence genome:
- the LOC127958874 gene encoding uncharacterized protein LOC127958874, protein MDKQMIKIGLLNIRSISTKTLFVNNMITDHNIDVLCLTETWLKPDDYIILNESTPQDYCYKHEPRLKGKGGGVASIYNNVFRISQRAGFKYNSFEVMVLHITLSRETNVNDKSPVMFVLATVYRPPGHHTDFIKEFGDFTSELVLAADKVLIVGVFNIHVDNEKDVLGSAFIDILNSIGVRQHVSGPTHCRNHTLDLILSHGIDVDSVEIIQPSDDISDHYLVLCKLHIAKIVNSTSCYKYRRTITSTTKDCFLSYLPDVSEFLSISKTSEQLDDVTETMDSLFSSTLNTVAPLRLRKVKENSLTPWYNEHTRTLKRAARKMERSWRKTKLEVFRIACRESSISYRKALKTARSDYFSSLLEENKHNPRYLFNTVAKLMKNKASTSVDISQHHSSNDFMNYFTSKIDTIRDKIATIQPSATVSHQTVHYRPPEEQFHSFSTIGEEDLYKLVKSSKLTTCMLDPIPSKLLKEVLPEVIGPLLTIINSSLSLGYVPKTFKASHKKATT, encoded by the coding sequence atggataaacaaatgataaagattggcttattgaatatcagatccatttctacgaaaacactttttgtaaataatatgataactgatcataatatagatgtgctctgcttgacagaaacctggctaaaacctgatgattacattattttaaatgagtccaccccccaagattattgttataaacacgagccgcgtctaaaaggcaaagggggaggagttgcttcaatttataataacgttttcaggatttctcagagggcaggcttcaagtataactcgtttgaagtaatggtgcttcatataacattatccagagaaaccaatgttaatgataaatcccctgttatgtttgtactggctactgtatacaggccaccagggcaccatacagactttattaaagagtttggtgattttacatccgagttagttctggctgcagataaagtcttaatagttggtgtttttaatatccatgtcgataatgaaaaagatgtattgggatcagcatttatagacattctgaactctattggtgttagacaacacgtttcaggacctactcattgtcgaaatcatactctagatttaatactgtcacatggaattgatgttgatagtgttgaaattattcagccaagtgatgatatctcagatcattatttagttctgtgtaaacttcatatagccaaaattgtaaattctacttcttgttacaagtatcgaagaaccatcacttctaccacaaaagactgctttttaagttatcttccagatgtatccgaattccttagcatatccaaaacctcagaacaacttgatgatgtaacagaaactatggactctctcttttctagcactttaaatacagttgctcctttacgcttaagaaaggttaaggaaaacagtttgacaccatggtataatgagcatactcgcaccctaaagagagcagcccgaaaaatggagcgcagctggaggaaaacaaaactagaggtatttcgtattgcttgtcgggaaagtagcatatcctacagaaaagcattaaaaactgctagatctgattacttttcttctcttttagaagaaaacaaacataaccccaggtatttattcaatacagtggctaaattaatgaaaaataaagcctcaacaagtgttgacatttcccaacaccacagcagtaatgactttatgaactactttacttctaaaatcgatactattagagataaaattgcaaccattcagccgtcagctacagtttcgcatcagacagtgcactatagaccccctgaggaacagttccactcattctctactataggagaggaagatttgtataaacttgttaaatcatctaaacttacaacatgtatgttagaccctataccatctaagctcttaaaagaggtgcttccagaagtcataggtcctcttctgactattattaattcctcattgtcattaggatatgtccccaaaaccttcaaagcctctcataaaaaagccacaacttga